In Pseudorasbora parva isolate DD20220531a chromosome 1, ASM2467924v1, whole genome shotgun sequence, the DNA window GAGAATTAACTGGCCTGTCCAACGGACCTTTTAGGTGAACATTTAAATATCCTCTCAGCTATTAAAACAGCGAAGGTAACTAGTTAAAGCTTTAGTTTTGAAAACAACTGAGCTTCAGCCATTATGCTGAAATAGTTACATTTGAATGAAAATGTACAGGCTATAGTAATTATATTAGGCCTAAATGCAATTCGTTTTAGACCCACATCAGCAGGACTTAAAGGGATAacttagttcactcaaaaaagaaagaaaatgtcttcatttaggccttgtgtcattccaaacacacacaacttttgttcatttttgaaacacaaataaagatattataATGATATTTCAGTGATTTCTGTGATTGCAGTgatttttctaggcttggttgtgtttatggggcgcagtacaacatgtcttaataattcttatttttaaaaacttcatatttttcttatattataCCTTTATTCAACaccactgtctccactgtcctttgaacggctcgtttgcttcctgcttctatgaggCCCATCACTCCGAAAAATGCAAtggtcttaaagctacacttttttagtttattcttaactaaaaacacttagttctttcaaaaatatatgtgctcattaaggtatatttacttctttcaagttataaagtattctcgtaagtttataatatgccattgaaaatacatacgggtgaggggttcgaattcTGGTCGCcttgttgcccctccatcttgaaagtacattagccaaagagggacataccaataaattcaagctttgcctttcgcgttttaatactcgatggcaccgtgtcgaatgtgaagagagggattgccatgttaatcttggactataTCGGCCACCGTaagagttaaaacgaaatcagaattgagaggaacagaaactattattccctggatggtcatataccttttcaccgctagatgggggaaaatatcacacagtgtagctttaaattagttagatggccaaatgtagtttcatgtatttttattggctgaagtgccaagcacaggttgtccagaaacgccacgccccttaccattacgggcagaagtcacatctgcggtgactagcaagggtttatgatgtcaccaacccaggaagaagctcgttgtagtccaaaccggccatttttgtaggcaataaactgacataattttaaaagacaatatctctgtttgcattaaACTTTTAGCActataactttgcagatactgtttaggctcaagcagcaacagtacacactaactaaagttaaaaaagtgaaatcgcatgcaaccacccctttaacaatTTCATGAAGAGAATGTAAAACGAATGTATTGAGAAGGTTAGTAcacaattttctgaagagacacaatcactttatatgatgaacagattgaatttaggcatttattcacatataaagaCTGCTCAAAGGTGTTTGCTTGATGTgcaaaaaccaatgaggttcattctcgtgttacgcagcacatttgagcttcagcaagaaccagtgGGGTTCATTCTGGCATTATGCAGCAcctttgagcttccacaagaaccaatgagatacatttttcgtgttacgcagcacgtttgagcttccataagaaccaatgaggctcattcttgtgtgttatgcagcacgtttgtgCTTCTTCAAGAACTAATAAGGTCTGTTCATCACACCAAACAGGTCTTTTGTTTATGTTCAATgatgtttaaatgtgaataaaagcttgaattaaatctgttcatcatataaagcgatcaagTCTACAGACAATTTGGATTAAACCGcccaattcatatggattaattTCAcgatttctttatgaatttttacAATGTGGTAGTTGCATGGATTGTCAATAGAGGGTCAGAAATCACttagatttcattaaaatatcttcatttgtgctccGAAGATGAATTAAAATCTAACggttttggaatgacatgagggtgagaaattgttgatgtaatttctttaacttttgggtgaactatacctctAAATACATCTTTAGTTAAATTTTTCTTTGAAATGTGCACTGCTGAATGTACTGTCAAGCATTTATAGTAAACTAAAATACACCTTAATTTCTATTGAAACTTGTTTAAATATAGGCCGGAATGATGaagttattatttataatattgaATAACATACTAGAGATAAAATAATGACCAATTACTTTTcatgtgctttagtatgttaataaacacattaaaacaATTGTTCGTATTTCAAGCatgataaaatattaaaacataatgatttaaaatgtagtttaaagtaaaacattttattaagatTTAAGTTACAAATATATGATTAGGTGTTTTTCATAAGGGAAATCACACACTATCAATATTTAGTTAGTTATCGAAATGGGGTTTTTCTAAGGCACATTCTTAAATTTTTACATATCTTCAAGCCCCTTACTCATAATAGTAATATATCACACACGGACAGGCCCATACCTACAAATACTTATGTTGAAACTGGATGGCCGTAGTATCCATTGACTCAACTCGCTCTTATGAAGGTTGACATGATGTACATACAGCCTGCATGCAGCTACATGTCTCCCGTGTCTCGAATGTATTCGCTGTCTCTCATATTCTGAGCTGACCATGCAGCTCTGCCTGTGCCTGTGCTCTGAACTTCCTCCCGAAGCCCTCTGCTGTAGCTCCATTGACTTGCTCCTGTAGACCACTAAAAGCGGCTGGCGAAGAGAGCTGCCATTCAAGCAGTAGAGGCTCTGCGTGAGGGCTTCGTGGAGAACCAGGCTGCCGCTCTCATCCCCAAAGCGAAGCTGGAAGCCCAAGATATCTGAGTGGTGCAGTGGCTGGGTTATTGCAGCTGTCACGTCAAAAACGTCATAGCCTGTTGGAGGTACCCGGTCAAGACTCAATAAGTGCTCTGCAAGAGGGTCACTAATGCTCAGGTTATCTCTTCCTGGTGAAAGACTATGTACTGTGACTGTCACACTAAGCGGCTTGTTATGAAGAGTCTTCCTCAGCAGGACCAGCTCTGCAACCCTCATGAAGGGACTCAGCTGGGACATGTTGAACCAGATCCATCCTGGAGTGCCGTACTTTGAATCTTATTTGaaaaagaattttttttaaagggttagttcacacaaaaatttaaatttgatgtttatctgcttatccccagtgcatccaacatgtaggtgtgtttgtttcttcagtagaacatatagcgtatagcgttgtatttgaggtaaaactatataaatacggcttgatttctcacacaaactgatcgttttgtgtcttaagataacAATGTGttgtcatgagccacagggctctttgtgcatgtagtctaagcatgtttttttttttgctctcatagaacgTTGCCCATTCACATGATAatatgacctacacacagcaacgattggagttaaacatcttcatttgtgttctaccgaagaaacaaacacacctacaagttggatgcactgggggtaagcagataaacatcacattcacattttcatttttgggtgaactaaccttttaagagACTTTGGGTTGGAAATTAGGCACAATTTATTTTATAccatttttacaatattttgttagttgtatttatatatttaacctCTTTagcattaaaggaagtgtatgtaagattgtggccaaaactagTACAGCAgttatcccctctccccctcccccctgactcgaggttgccagaaaggctgcaggatcagcagtaATGTTTGTAGATCTAAACTGTGGtgactagagcagatctggcaacccggatgcccaaacactactgactttgtgattggtcgataggtggagggcggagcttcaggccaaaacacaacatgacaacatcaacatcagttgagggctgaacaacaacttttaaataaatgacaatatcctggccggactactgttgtcagtgatataagtatttgaaattaacatgatttcttaagccgcgtttccaccgcaggaactttacccaggaaccaggaactttgggtggtactctgtgtgttttgaccgcaggaaccagggtctaaacgaagttccgggtaaatatttccccctccaaacggcctagttcgcgaggtagtactttttcaaagttcaggaactttcgagggcgggacttgggcgctgaacatgctgattggttgagctcacacagcattttatttcaactggaatttttaaaagtcttgtgcgaggttcggtctcgttcaataaatatcagtcttgctctctgtctgatggcgagcgttcatctcagccatctcacgttcaatgtccgtaatagctgataataatatacattgtcattttaaatctagctttacaagctttctgaataagctagtgctcttttctgtcgttgttaattacgttttttaattactgtattggtcctggtggccgttaagagttgctatggctacagttaacacattccagctgctggagaaaacagcgttgacatttttgatgcggcagacaaactgcatgtgacaaattgattgcgattgaaagtcatcacatgtaaacaccagaccGGTTTAGatacgtctcatgtaaacagtccactaaatctttcaatcggtaagAAAAAATTAATCATTTTTTGTTCATTATTGTGGTTGCGTGGAAAcgattttggtggaaacggggctttaatgtctagtgacatatcagggccattttatgattcattcaaatgcatttctgacatacagttcctttaacatcTCTGCAGAGAAGTGTAAAAATACAACTACAGTGAAAAAAGTGTAACATCTAAATTAAAGTCACCCTGCAGTCAGTAATTGTATACCTTTATATGCATCTTTGATAATCACAATGACATATTTATACATTGTTTCTTgtgaaaataatttattcatgctttaAAATAGCTTAATTGTTACGCTGTACGTGGACCCATTAAtatgcaaactagtccctgccTTCACTCAATCACACCAGCTCGGACTATCTAATCCAATCACTCAACTGTTGTAATCGCTACACAATGGCAAGTGGAAATATTGGTTTAATTGAGCcatatatttttgaaccatAAACTGATTCAGAAGAAGAGGAGCAGCGaattatgtaagggataattcAAGGCAAGCTGTGCATTAAACAAATTTATAGAACAGTTGATCTGATTGGCGGAGAGCCCTCCCATTATCAGCACTGAGACCTTTTCACCGTTTGTATCACTCAGCTTGCGGTGACTGTCATGGCGGTCGAGCAAATCCAACATGTTCTTTTTAAAAGGCTACTGTTGTAGCTACTGCTGTTAGAGTTTTTTAGGTAAGAATGTAGTTATTTAGACCTTTTACAATTTGTTTAAAAGCTTTTGCAGATGCGAGCTCCATGCCGTCAATGGATGTTCAGCGCTCATGTAACCGCCAAGAACATTTTCATCTTGGCTAGTCCTTCGGGAATTTGCTGCTGGCTCTTACTGTAGGTAgtggttaaacatgagatataATTCATTTGGGGTATATAGGGGCAATCTTTGGTCTTGTTAATCTATTATTTGTTCCAGAGTAACTTAATTTGGGTTGTGAAAAAATCAGTTTCATATAGTAACTTTATACTTAGGCTATATTTAAGGCAGTGACTATTTACACTTagtgaaaataacatttttttatgtactATGACATGTACTATGACATTTTACGCTACgtgcaaatagctgtagatGCCATTTACTAactgaaaatagtgatatattctatttactgTGTAAAAGTAGCAAACCTTTGaaatatgtgtaaatagtaCCGGTAATTTAGATGCtatatatactttatttttacatatatatactatttgcacctcagtattgttgtaataataacatagagtgtaaactattatatttattaaaattattgaaTGGATGCTGCCTCATTTAGGcaataaaagccctccctacacctaTACAACCCAACCCAAATAAtggttttattattgttattaagcATTTCgttagacactttatttcctattattatattccaattttatttttatttattaaaacattttcttaatttttattgcaagtaaatgcctttctgatgtattatgtgatgggaaaagggagaagagcgagctcggcaaaaggcggatttgaAGCCGAATAcatataacaatataaaaatatatgtactACTTTACCTTCAATGCTCCGGAAACTCTGCACAAGAGTTCCATCTGCACCGCTCAGGTCTCTTGCCTGTGTGTCCAAGGACTGGTAAACGTGCTTCATGTAGGGGTGTGGCTTTGCTTGCTGAGGTGCTGAAAGTTTGTTTATGTGCAGCATCTCCAAAATAGCTTTGCTCAGGTCTCTATCCTCCGGTTCCTCCCCCTCATCTTGCATTAACACCAAACCGTGAATCCCTCCCAGTCCGAAAAGACCAATTAGGAAGCATAAAAATGACGGTGAAAGACTCATTCTGCaaaaaaaagacagacagaTTCACAGAAGAAAGCCGAACCCTGCCTCTCCGACACAGCTCGGTCAAGAAACAGTGGGGACGGCAGAACCTCGCTCACTCATTAGTGGGTGGGTAGGATTCAAAGCCCATGCAACCAACAGCCAAACTCTGAAAAAAAGCAATTACCGCTTTCCCACAAAAAAACCCAGGAATGTCACACTCCATTTGACAAGCATTGTGCTCTCAGTTTTCGTGGAAGTCCGCAAAGTGAACAGGCTTGTTTTGGTTTGAGGCTTCAGTTCCTTTCACTTGAATCAAGGGCTCTTTTCAACTAGTTGCTCATTCTCAATGTAAGCGGATAGTGCTCGTCTCATCTATGTTCATTAACTTTTGCATTCTTGGCACAAACAAAGTATCAAGTGCAAGCTCTTCATTATAACCTTGAGATTCATGTTGAAAGTTGTGGGTACTAATTTAGCTATATACGTCATTATTACTTAATTTCATGACTGGTATTCTTAAAAACACATGAAtggattattatttaattaatagcaaaaTAATTCATATAAATTTGGACTAACTAATAATTTTTGAGAGATTGATCACAATTTCTTTCCCCACAAAAGTTTTAGGTACAAATGGCACCATTTTCTGATATtcctgaaaaaacaaaacaaaacaaaaacatagaAATATGGATAATATTCTGTCTGAAAATGACCAATACCCTTTTTCGTTAATTTTTCgttaattttattttcttcaaccctaaaacacaacaaaatgcaATTCATAATTAGAAACATGGGTAAATCACATATAAATAATCAACAATCAAGAATCAATcagaacattttttatattaacatgGTACATTggctgtatttttctttttacattGGAGTTAGTTGTTAATACTTAGTCCTTACTCTTCACTCGGGTAATTTTGACCTGAAATCGAGTGTTCAGCAGAGTACACACTCGAGTGTGtcgagtacacacacacacacacacacacatgttggtctatgtggtttacagggactctccataggcgtaatggtttttatactgtacaaaccgtattttctatccccttacactgcccctgcccctaaacctacccatcacaggaaacattctgcatttttactttctcaaaaaaacatcatttagtatgtttttaaggccatttgaattatgaggacatttgatatgtcctcataaaccacatttatagtgtaataccagtgtaatgcccatgtagttatacaaatttatgtcctcataaaccacataaacacacacacacacacacacacacacacacacacacacacacacacacacacacacacacacacacatactgtttccatgttttatggggacattccatagacgtaatggatttcatactgtccaaaaccgtattttctatccccctacactgcccctgcccctaaacctacccattacaggaaacattctgcatttttactttctaaaaaaagtcttttgaaaagtggggatatggggaatgtcctcatatttcaccctctccttgtaatacctgtcatacccatgtcattatacacatctgtgtcctaatattttacaaaaacaagcacacacatatTAAATTAATGAGAAGTAATTTAACGGgggcaatgttttatttttatttgttttcaaaataaaaatcaagCAGTCAAAATGCAGACTGCACACAAATATGAAGTGGTTAGATTTGAACACATTTACAATGAAGAACAACCACCCACCCTCAgcaccccccaccccacacaAACACTAAATAACTGGTCAAATTAAAACAGCATTTTCTGAAGCTGTAACAgcattttatgtttaaaacTTCAATTATTACAATATCTGATACTTCAGTAGAAAAACCAGAATTATCTCAATTACAACTACAAATGCTAAAACTTTaccaaaaaagtattttataatGTCTAAATCAATATCTGAATGCATACTGATGAACAAATCTGAATGAAACCGTCTTTATGACCCAGGAGAACAGGTCATTTGCTCCATAAAGAGCTATAAGGCCATATAGTGGCAGACACCCTTATGTGAGATTCACAGGGTTATAAAGCTGAATTTAAGTTAACAGAATGTGAAGAATGTGAttcaatttttttctttattgatcaaatctagtaatttaaaggtagataaaacagaaaaaatatatttacattttttctttttgattgcatttaaaaatagaaatattaaatataatcaaAACGAAATTAATTAAGCTTCCTGGACAAAACAAAAAGTGTCTGCCAGTGAGCTGAGAAAAATTATCTgctggatatttttcttattttatcttAAGTATTTTACTTCTTGATTTCAGATTTAGACATTTGTAacggaaacaagacaaaaaaaaaacagagaaataaaatcagtttttGCAGTGTCAGATTTAAATCTAGACTCTGCGAGGGTCCGTAGCATTAGATCGGAAGTGAAACTATAACGGAAATCACTTCAATCATATCCTGCTGTTTGAATTTTGCTTATTGTATACACTGTTTATATAAAGAGAATAACATTTATT includes these proteins:
- the LOC137083000 gene encoding bone morphogenetic protein 7, with product MSLSPSFLCFLIGLFGLGGIHGLVLMQDEGEEPEDRDLSKAILEMLHINKLSAPQQAKPHPYMKHVYQSLDTQARDLSGADGTLVQSFRSIEDSKYGTPGWIWFNMSQLSPFMRVAELVLLRKTLHNKPLSVTVTVHSLSPGRDNLSISDPLAEHLLSLDRVPPTGYDVFDVTAAITQPLHHSDILGFQLRFGDESGSLVLHEALTQSLYCLNGSSLRQPLLVVYRSKSMELQQRASGGSSEHRHRQSCMVSSEYERQRIHSRHGRHVAACRLYVHHVNLHKSELSQWILRPSSFNISICRGICFKEMSASSMPVKRQRKHHREQDILQRSNCTPQGLSSLIVMYSSDTADIIIKELKEIRAERCVCQPSAQ